The Gammaproteobacteria bacterium genome has a window encoding:
- the lolB gene encoding lipoprotein insertase outer membrane protein LolB, which produces MRHAARWIEALALGVALLISGCATLGGPAQSEAPADWPARQQALGAIASFGLEGRVSARGPVSGSANLLWNQGGGDYSLRLSGPFGAGAVLIEGTPQQATIRNKDQTLVTRDPEATLRSQLGWTLPVDKLRWWILGLPAPNAPAQTQFDAQARLRNLTQAGWTVNYEEYRDAPALAPVFDLPRRLSLTQGELTVRVLVDQWEPGT; this is translated from the coding sequence ATGCGCCACGCGGCCCGCTGGATCGAGGCCCTGGCTCTCGGCGTCGCACTGCTGATCAGTGGCTGCGCAACGCTGGGCGGGCCTGCGCAAAGCGAGGCGCCGGCCGACTGGCCGGCGCGCCAGCAGGCGCTCGGGGCGATCGCCAGCTTCGGACTCGAAGGCCGCGTCTCGGCGCGCGGCCCGGTGTCCGGAAGCGCGAACCTGCTATGGAACCAGGGCGGCGGCGACTACAGCCTGCGGCTGTCCGGCCCGTTCGGCGCTGGCGCCGTCTTGATCGAAGGCACGCCGCAGCAGGCCACGATCCGGAACAAGGACCAGACCCTGGTCACCCGCGATCCCGAAGCCACGCTGCGTAGTCAGCTCGGCTGGACACTGCCGGTCGACAAGCTGCGCTGGTGGATTCTCGGCCTGCCGGCGCCGAATGCACCTGCGCAGACTCAATTCGATGCGCAGGCGCGCCTGCGCAATCTGACTCAGGCCGGCTGGACCGTGAACTACGAGGAATACCGCGACGCACCGGCGCTGGCGCCGGTTTTCGACCTGCCGCGGCGCCTCAGCCTGACTCAGGGCGAACTCACGGTGCGCGTGCTCGTGGATCAATGGGAGCCCGGCACTTGA
- a CDS encoding tetratricopeptide repeat protein, whose protein sequence is MRRTLSLASLAFAATCGGCAHLSVDEPPATEAMTPPSAIEIAQVKPRIDTPSTRLLYHMMAGELAEGRGMPGVAAREFRQVLAARPDAQLAARTTALSLAANDMDLAVESAETWQSIDPDELSANEVLARLYLRQDRIDDVLRQSRPLIEAHPGGRGEGFRALALLLSQEPKNAGSALKVLQTLADENENDPAAYYAVGLIAVRYDELGLAEQSARRALEIDPAHKEAILLLAGVQVRQGETEQADKTLNQALRDNPNAAELRVGYAKLLLETDQIGRAREQLELALQSERNNADALYALSLIELDQRNIDAARGHLQHLINSGQRRDEAAYYLGRIAEVDKQPQKALEWYSKVEGGPQGLDAVMRIAAVEAQIGQIDEARSQLERLRRAYPQLSTRLYSAEGEILYTSEEYPAALEMYEQALDEHPDDADLLYGRSLVYEQLGNIGAAEADLRRIVSLDPEDARALNALGYMLTTHTQRFQEALGLIKRAAELTPNDAAVIDSLGWVHYRLGDLQQAHDYLQRAFDHMRDPEIAAHLGEVLWQMGRQSEARQVWETALRDDPDHPVLRETVGRLAR, encoded by the coding sequence TTGAGACGAACTCTTTCGCTAGCCTCCCTGGCCTTCGCCGCCACCTGCGGCGGCTGCGCTCACCTGTCGGTCGACGAGCCACCCGCAACCGAGGCCATGACGCCGCCTTCGGCGATCGAAATCGCCCAGGTCAAGCCCCGCATCGATACCCCGTCAACGCGTCTGCTGTACCACATGATGGCCGGCGAACTGGCGGAAGGTCGCGGCATGCCGGGCGTGGCCGCACGCGAATTCAGGCAGGTGCTCGCGGCACGGCCCGACGCTCAGCTGGCCGCACGCACCACGGCACTGTCGCTGGCGGCCAATGATATGGATCTGGCGGTCGAATCCGCCGAGACTTGGCAGTCGATCGATCCCGATGAACTCAGCGCCAACGAAGTTCTTGCCCGGCTCTATCTGCGCCAGGACCGGATCGACGACGTGCTGCGCCAGTCGCGACCGCTGATCGAAGCACATCCCGGCGGGCGCGGTGAAGGTTTCCGTGCGCTGGCGCTGCTGCTCAGCCAGGAGCCGAAAAATGCCGGCTCGGCTCTGAAAGTGCTGCAGACGCTCGCCGACGAGAACGAGAACGATCCGGCCGCCTATTACGCGGTCGGCCTGATCGCGGTGCGTTACGACGAACTCGGGCTCGCCGAACAGTCCGCACGCCGCGCCCTGGAAATCGACCCCGCTCACAAGGAGGCGATCCTGCTGCTGGCCGGCGTACAGGTCCGCCAGGGCGAAACCGAACAGGCCGACAAGACACTCAACCAAGCGCTGCGAGACAACCCCAACGCCGCCGAACTGCGTGTCGGCTACGCCAAGCTGCTGCTCGAAACCGACCAGATCGGACGCGCCCGCGAGCAGCTCGAACTGGCCTTGCAAAGTGAACGGAACAACGCGGATGCGCTCTACGCGCTGTCGCTGATCGAACTGGACCAGCGCAATATCGATGCTGCTCGCGGCCATTTGCAGCACCTGATCAATAGCGGTCAGCGCCGCGACGAGGCCGCCTACTACCTCGGCCGTATCGCCGAAGTCGACAAGCAGCCGCAGAAGGCGCTGGAGTGGTACAGCAAGGTCGAAGGTGGCCCGCAGGGTCTGGACGCGGTGATGCGCATCGCCGCCGTCGAGGCCCAGATCGGACAGATCGACGAGGCCCGCTCGCAGCTCGAACGCCTGCGCCGCGCCTATCCGCAGCTCAGCACCCGCCTGTACTCGGCCGAAGGTGAAATCCTCTACACCTCCGAGGAATACCCGGCCGCGCTGGAGATGTACGAGCAGGCGCTGGACGAGCATCCGGACGATGCCGACCTGCTCTATGGCCGCTCGCTGGTCTACGAACAGCTCGGCAATATCGGAGCGGCCGAGGCCGATCTGCGCCGGATCGTCTCGCTGGACCCCGAAGATGCGCGCGCGCTCAATGCACTCGGTTACATGCTGACCACGCACACGCAGCGTTTTCAGGAAGCGCTGGGCCTGATCAAACGCGCTGCCGAATTGACACCCAACGATGCCGCCGTGATCGACAGCCTCGGCTGGGTGCACTACCGGCTGGGCGACCTGCAGCAGGCGCACGACTACCTGCAACGCGCCTTCGACCACATGCGCGATCCGGAAATCGCCGCGCACCTGGGCGAGGTGCTGTGGCAGATGGGACGCCAGTCCGAGGCCCGCCAAGTCTGGGAAACGGCGCTGCGCGACGACCCTGACCATCCGGTGCTGCGCGAAACGGTCGGGCGTCTCGCCCGCTGA
- the hemA gene encoding glutamyl-tRNA reductase, which yields MALMTLGLSHHAAPLDVRERLAFTDADLPDALARLRRLPGVSEAAIVSTCNRTEVVTVADPSVEGDLIAWWGRERNAEAELIRRYSFTHRDLESVIHKLRVAAGLDSMIVGEPQILGQMKQSYAVAQSEKSVGPVLSRLFQHSFAVAKLVRNQTDIGAHPVSVAYAAVTMAKRIFSDLSAQTALLIGAGEMVQLIARHLVGQGVGRIIVANRSLDRAEKLARELHGYAVPLSDLPAYVASADLVIASTGSRDPVLDIAVVKRAVSIRRHKPQFMIDLAVPRDIDPRVGSLEDVYLYTVDDLRTVISENLKFREQAAKQGEALVQQYALEFNRWLESRDVGDTIRRIRAKARLQRDEVLERARKRLANGEDPEAVMAFVADTLSNKLLHAPSAQMRKADAVEQAMLMSTAEKLFDLGGE from the coding sequence ATGGCCCTGATGACACTGGGGCTCAGCCACCACGCCGCACCGCTGGACGTGCGCGAGCGGCTGGCCTTTACCGATGCGGATTTGCCCGACGCGCTGGCGCGTCTGCGGCGGCTGCCGGGTGTCTCCGAGGCGGCCATCGTCTCCACCTGCAACCGCACCGAAGTGGTGACGGTCGCCGATCCCTCGGTCGAGGGCGACCTGATCGCCTGGTGGGGGCGCGAGCGTAACGCCGAGGCCGAGCTGATCCGCCGCTATTCATTTACCCATCGCGATCTCGAAAGCGTGATCCACAAGCTGCGCGTGGCCGCGGGGCTGGATTCGATGATCGTCGGCGAGCCGCAGATACTCGGGCAGATGAAGCAGTCCTACGCGGTGGCGCAATCCGAAAAATCGGTGGGGCCGGTGCTGTCGCGGCTGTTCCAGCATTCGTTCGCCGTCGCCAAGCTGGTGCGCAACCAGACGGACATCGGCGCGCATCCGGTGTCGGTGGCCTACGCCGCGGTGACGATGGCGAAACGCATTTTTTCGGACCTTTCGGCACAGACGGCGCTGCTGATCGGTGCCGGGGAGATGGTGCAGTTGATCGCGCGGCACCTGGTCGGGCAGGGCGTGGGGCGCATCATCGTCGCCAATCGCAGCCTTGACCGCGCCGAGAAGCTGGCGCGCGAGCTGCACGGCTACGCCGTGCCGCTGTCGGACCTTCCGGCCTATGTGGCCAGCGCCGATCTGGTGATCGCGAGCACTGGCAGCCGCGACCCGGTGCTCGACATCGCCGTGGTCAAGCGCGCGGTCTCGATCCGCCGGCACAAGCCGCAGTTCATGATCGACCTGGCGGTGCCGCGCGATATCGATCCGCGTGTCGGTTCGTTGGAGGATGTCTATCTGTACACGGTCGATGACCTGCGGACCGTGATTTCCGAGAACCTCAAGTTCCGCGAGCAGGCCGCCAAGCAGGGCGAGGCGCTGGTCCAGCAGTACGCGCTGGAGTTCAACCGCTGGCTCGAAAGTCGTGATGTCGGCGACACCATTCGCCGGATTCGCGCCAAGGCGCGGCTGCAGCGTGATGAAGTGCTGGAGCGGGCGCGCAAGCGGCTCGCCAATGGCGAAGATCCCGAGGCGGTGATGGCTTTCGTTGCCGATACCTTGTCGAACAAGCTGCTGCACGCGCCATCCGCGCAGATGCGTAAGGCCGATGCGGTGGAGCAGGCGATGTTGATGTCCACGGCCGAGAAGCTGTTCGATTTGGGAGGCGAGTGA
- the prfA gene encoding peptide chain release factor 1, producing the protein MKPSLLAKLERLVERRDEVGRELSDPDVIGDQTRFRRLSQEYAQLESLTDTFGRWRAAGEELASLTQMRDDSDAEMRELANAEWPAATERRDALERELMGFLVPRDPLDHANVYLEIRAGTGGDEAAIFAGDLLRMYTRYAETRGWQVELLSDSAGEHGGYKEVIARVAGEGAYSVLKFESGGHRVQRVPETESQGRIHTSAATVAVMPEVEDAEQIDINPADLKVDTYRSSGAGGQHVNKTESAIRITHLPSGLVVECQEERSQHKNRARAMSLLQARLNDLERSQRERETAATRKKLVGSGDRSERIRTYNFPQGRITDHRINLTLYQLERVIQGSLDEVIQPLQAEHQAGLLAEAAEAP; encoded by the coding sequence ATGAAGCCCAGCCTGCTTGCCAAACTCGAACGATTGGTCGAACGCCGTGACGAGGTCGGCCGCGAACTGTCCGACCCCGACGTGATCGGTGATCAGACCCGCTTCCGGCGCCTGTCGCAGGAATACGCGCAGTTGGAGTCGCTGACCGACACCTTCGGCCGTTGGCGCGCGGCTGGCGAGGAGCTCGCCAGTCTCACGCAGATGCGTGACGACAGCGACGCCGAGATGCGCGAACTCGCCAACGCGGAATGGCCTGCGGCGACCGAGCGGCGCGATGCCCTGGAACGCGAGCTGATGGGTTTTCTGGTGCCGCGCGATCCGCTGGACCACGCCAATGTCTACCTCGAAATTCGGGCCGGCACCGGCGGCGACGAGGCCGCGATCTTTGCCGGCGATCTGTTGCGCATGTACACGCGCTACGCCGAGACACGCGGCTGGCAGGTGGAGCTGCTGTCCGACAGTGCCGGCGAGCACGGCGGCTACAAGGAAGTCATCGCGCGGGTGGCCGGCGAAGGTGCTTACTCCGTGCTCAAGTTCGAATCGGGCGGTCATCGTGTGCAGCGTGTGCCCGAAACCGAATCGCAGGGCCGCATCCACACTTCGGCCGCCACCGTTGCGGTCATGCCCGAAGTCGAGGATGCCGAGCAGATCGACATCAACCCGGCCGATCTCAAGGTCGACACCTACCGCTCGTCCGGCGCCGGCGGCCAGCATGTCAACAAGACCGAATCGGCGATCCGCATCACCCATCTTCCGTCCGGGCTGGTGGTGGAATGCCAGGAGGAACGCAGCCAGCACAAGAATCGCGCGCGCGCGATGTCGCTGCTGCAGGCGCGGCTCAATGATCTGGAGCGCAGCCAGCGCGAGCGGGAAACGGCGGCCACGCGCAAGAAGCTTGTCGGCAGCGGCGACCGTTCCGAGCGCATTCGCACCTACAATTTTCCGCAGGGCCGGATTACCGACCACCGCATCAATCTCACGCTGTACCAGCTCGAACGCGTGATTCAGGGCTCGCTCGACGAGGTGATCCAGCCCTTGCAGGCTGAACACCAGGCCGGACTGCTGGCCGAAGCCGCGGAGGCGCCATGA
- the prmC gene encoding peptide chain release factor N(5)-glutamine methyltransferase → MTTVADALTGASQRIAAVSDSPGLDAELLLAQILKLRRGQLLIRGADALSAGSAQAFEALVARRCQGEPVAYLRGSKGFWTLDLEVTPAVLVPRPETELLVEWALQCVHGVARPALVDLGTGSGAIALSLASERGDAQILATDRSASALVVAQANASRLNLSVEFQRGDWYAACAGRRFELVVSNPPYVAGDDRHLDALRAEPREALTPEGDGLSALRAIIAGAPGHLKAGGRLLVEHGADQGAAVRALFEAAGFTAIETRRDLAGLERASGGIRA, encoded by the coding sequence GTGACGACGGTCGCCGACGCACTCACGGGCGCGAGCCAGCGTATCGCGGCGGTCTCCGATTCGCCGGGGCTGGACGCCGAACTGCTGTTGGCGCAGATATTGAAGCTGCGTCGCGGGCAGCTTCTGATTCGCGGCGCCGATGCATTGAGCGCAGGCTCGGCGCAAGCGTTCGAGGCTCTGGTCGCGCGGCGCTGTCAGGGTGAGCCGGTGGCCTATCTGCGCGGCAGCAAAGGATTCTGGACGCTGGACCTGGAGGTGACGCCGGCGGTCCTGGTGCCGCGGCCCGAGACCGAACTGCTGGTCGAATGGGCATTGCAGTGTGTGCACGGCGTGGCGCGGCCGGCGCTGGTCGATCTCGGCACCGGCAGCGGCGCCATCGCGCTATCCCTGGCCAGTGAACGCGGCGATGCACAGATCCTGGCGACCGACCGCAGCGCGAGCGCGCTGGTCGTGGCCCAGGCCAATGCGAGCCGGCTGAACCTCTCGGTCGAATTCCAGCGCGGTGACTGGTATGCGGCCTGCGCCGGCCGACGCTTCGAGCTGGTCGTGTCGAATCCACCGTATGTCGCCGGCGATGACCGGCATCTCGACGCGCTGCGCGCGGAACCGCGTGAAGCGCTGACGCCGGAAGGCGATGGCCTGTCGGCGCTGCGCGCGATCATCGCCGGCGCGCCCGGGCATCTGAAGGCGGGCGGCCGACTGCTGGTCGAGCATGGCGCCGATCAGGGCGCCGCCGTGCGCGCGTTGTTCGAAGCCGCCGGATTCACCGCCATCGAAACCCGCCGCGACCTTGCCGGGCTCGAACGCGCCAGCGGAGGTATCCGCGCATGA
- the moeB gene encoding molybdopterin-synthase adenylyltransferase MoeB gives MSDLSRYSRQVVLREVGVNGQQLLRDSSVLVIGLGGLGCAASLYLAGAGIGRLVLADRDRVDRSNLQRQILYSQGDVGRAKTEAAAERLAGFNREVEIEIHEGRLDEDRLATMLRGVDLVLDCTDNFPTRFAINGACVRARKPLVSGAAIRFEGQLAVFDARRADSPCYACLFPDAGEAAERCEEAGILGPVVGSVGNLQALAAIKLLLGLGDEAGTLHLWDALNMDWKRWRVPRDPGCPVCGLHDD, from the coding sequence ATGAGTGATCTGTCCCGCTACAGCCGTCAGGTGGTGCTGCGCGAAGTCGGCGTCAACGGCCAGCAGTTATTGCGCGATTCCAGCGTACTGGTGATCGGCTTGGGGGGGCTGGGGTGCGCCGCCAGTCTCTATCTGGCCGGCGCCGGCATCGGGCGACTGGTGTTGGCCGACCGTGATCGCGTGGACCGGTCGAACCTGCAAAGGCAGATTCTGTACAGCCAGGGTGATGTCGGCCGAGCCAAGACCGAGGCCGCCGCCGAGCGCCTGGCCGGGTTCAACCGCGAGGTCGAGATCGAAATCCACGAAGGCCGGCTCGACGAGGATCGACTGGCGACGATGCTGCGCGGCGTGGATCTGGTGCTGGATTGCACCGACAACTTCCCGACGAGGTTCGCAATCAACGGCGCCTGCGTGCGTGCCCGCAAGCCGCTGGTGTCCGGTGCCGCGATCCGCTTCGAAGGCCAGCTCGCGGTGTTCGATGCGCGCCGCGCGGACAGCCCCTGCTATGCCTGTCTGTTCCCGGATGCCGGCGAGGCGGCCGAACGCTGCGAGGAAGCCGGCATCCTCGGGCCGGTCGTCGGTAGTGTCGGCAATCTGCAGGCGCTGGCCGCGATCAAATTGCTGCTGGGCCTCGGAGACGAGGCCGGCACCCTGCATCTCTGGGATGCGCTCAACATGGACTGGAAGCGCTGGCGCGTGCCGCGCGATCCCGGCTGCCCCGTTTGCGGACTTCACGATGACTGA
- a CDS encoding alanine:cation symporter family protein, producing the protein MDAVIDAINGIIWSRALIVLCLGAGLYFSIRTRFMQVRSVGEMLRLLFRGEKSAAGVTPFQALAMSLSGRVGTGNIAGVATAIAFGGPGAVFWMWTVAFLGASTAYVESALAQIYKEKDDQGLYRGGPAYFIEKGMGQKWYAWIFAIATIVATGLLLPGVQANSIAQGLETAWGIAPSVTAAGVVVALGFIIFGGVKRIAHFAEIVVPFMALAYILVALTILFLNIGQLPAVVALIFRSAFGAEAAFGAVLGLAVEWGVKRGIYSNEAGQGTGPHAAAAAEVSHPAKQGYVQAFSIYVDTLLVCSATAFMILSTGMYNVIRPAGGMIREALPGVDPGPGFAQNAVESMLPGYGAGFVAVALLFFAFTTIVAYYYMAETNIAYINRKVHRPWMTLVLRIGILAVVSYGAVNSAGSAWALGDIGVGLMAWLNIIAILILQRPALAALRDYESQKKAGVEPVFDPESLGIRNAGFWEQRLQKPDPD; encoded by the coding sequence GTGGACGCAGTCATCGACGCCATCAACGGCATCATCTGGAGCCGTGCCCTGATCGTGCTGTGCCTGGGGGCCGGCCTGTACTTCTCGATACGTACACGCTTCATGCAGGTCCGCTCGGTCGGCGAAATGCTGCGCCTGCTGTTTCGCGGGGAGAAATCGGCGGCCGGCGTGACGCCGTTCCAGGCGCTGGCGATGTCGCTGTCCGGCCGTGTCGGCACCGGCAACATTGCCGGCGTCGCCACCGCGATCGCCTTCGGCGGACCCGGCGCGGTGTTCTGGATGTGGACGGTGGCTTTCCTCGGCGCCTCCACCGCCTATGTCGAATCGGCGCTGGCGCAGATCTACAAGGAAAAGGACGATCAGGGTCTGTATCGCGGTGGCCCGGCCTATTTCATCGAAAAGGGCATGGGCCAGAAGTGGTACGCATGGATCTTTGCCATCGCCACCATCGTCGCCACCGGCCTGCTGCTGCCCGGGGTTCAGGCCAACAGCATTGCGCAGGGTCTGGAAACGGCCTGGGGCATCGCGCCGAGTGTGACCGCCGCGGGCGTGGTGGTGGCGCTGGGCTTCATCATCTTCGGCGGCGTCAAGCGCATCGCGCACTTCGCCGAGATCGTGGTGCCGTTCATGGCGCTGGCCTATATCCTGGTGGCGCTGACGATCCTGTTTCTGAACATCGGCCAGCTACCCGCCGTGGTCGCGCTGATCTTCCGCAGCGCCTTCGGCGCCGAAGCCGCGTTCGGCGCAGTGCTGGGCCTGGCCGTCGAATGGGGCGTGAAACGCGGCATCTACTCGAACGAGGCCGGACAGGGCACCGGGCCGCACGCGGCGGCCGCCGCCGAAGTCTCGCACCCGGCCAAACAGGGTTACGTGCAGGCGTTCTCGATCTATGTGGATACCTTGCTGGTGTGCTCGGCCACGGCTTTCATGATCCTGTCCACCGGCATGTACAACGTGATCCGGCCGGCCGGCGGCATGATCCGCGAAGCGCTGCCCGGCGTTGACCCCGGCCCCGGTTTCGCACAGAACGCGGTGGAATCGATGTTGCCGGGCTACGGCGCCGGCTTTGTCGCGGTGGCGCTGCTGTTCTTCGCCTTCACCACCATCGTGGCCTACTACTACATGGCCGAAACCAACATCGCCTACATCAACCGCAAGGTGCACCGCCCGTGGATGACGCTGGTGCTGCGCATCGGCATTCTGGCGGTGGTGAGCTACGGGGCCGTCAACAGCGCCGGCTCGGCCTGGGCCCTGGGCGACATCGGTGTGGGGCTGATGGCCTGGCTCAACATCATCGCCATTCTGATCCTGCAGCGGCCGGCACTGGCGGCGCTACGCGACTATGAAAGCCAGAAGAAAGCGGGCGTGGAACCGGTCTTCGACCCCGAGTCGCTCGGCATCCGCAACGCCGGATTCTGGGAGCAGCGCCTGCAAAAGCCCGATCCGGACTGA
- a CDS encoding proline--tRNA ligase has protein sequence MRLSRFPISTTKETPADAEIVSHQLMLRAGFIRKLGSGLYSWMPVGLRTLKKVEAIVREEMNRAGALEVLMPSVHPAELWRESGRWQLMGDEMLRIKDRHDNDFCYGPTHEEVICHHLRQDVKSYKQLPLNYYQIQTKFRDERRPRFGIMRAREFLMKDAYSFHLDAEGLAAEYDNMRTAYARIFTRIGADFRIVKADSGNIGGSRSEEFHILAGAGEDLLAVSSEGSYAANVEAAETLPVSVPRPPVLKPLAKLSTPGQKTCAQVAEYLKLGLDAKVKLLVAKAADGGLIGIALRGDHQLNEIKAANHPKIASPFELAAVRDVEQAFGCEVGYLGPVNCPIPVIADHAALALSDFVCGANENDHHLRDANWGRDCAEPEAADLRMIVEGDPAPDGSGTIRLLRGIEGGHIFQLGQKYTQAMNVSVLDDNGKDVTLHMGCYGIGVSRLVAAVVEQSHDAQGMIWPDAIAPFTAIITPIGMDRSDAVREAAETLYAGLLAAGIDVALDDRGLRPGAMFADAELIGIPHRIVIGDKGLANAQFEYRHRRAETARMIPAQSEAVLDQLRQTVTG, from the coding sequence ATGCGCCTGTCCCGATTCCCGATTTCCACGACCAAGGAAACGCCGGCCGACGCCGAGATCGTCAGTCATCAGCTGATGCTGCGCGCCGGCTTCATTCGCAAGCTGGGCAGCGGCCTCTACAGCTGGATGCCGGTGGGCCTGCGCACCCTGAAGAAGGTCGAAGCGATCGTGCGCGAGGAAATGAATCGTGCCGGCGCACTGGAAGTGCTGATGCCGTCGGTGCATCCGGCCGAGCTGTGGCGCGAGTCCGGTCGCTGGCAGCTCATGGGCGACGAGATGCTGCGCATCAAGGACCGTCACGACAACGATTTCTGCTATGGCCCCACGCACGAGGAAGTGATCTGCCATCACCTGCGCCAGGACGTGAAGAGCTACAAGCAGTTGCCACTCAACTACTACCAGATCCAGACCAAGTTCCGCGACGAGCGGCGTCCGCGCTTCGGCATCATGCGCGCCCGCGAGTTCCTGATGAAGGACGCCTATTCGTTTCATCTGGATGCCGAAGGGCTCGCCGCCGAGTACGACAACATGCGCACCGCCTATGCGCGGATCTTCACGCGGATCGGCGCCGACTTCCGCATCGTCAAAGCCGATTCCGGCAACATCGGCGGTAGCCGTTCCGAGGAGTTCCACATCCTCGCCGGCGCCGGCGAGGATCTGCTCGCGGTGTCCAGCGAAGGCAGCTACGCCGCCAACGTCGAGGCGGCCGAAACCCTGCCCGTGTCGGTCCCGCGCCCGCCGGTGCTCAAGCCGCTGGCCAAGCTCAGCACGCCGGGACAGAAGACCTGCGCTCAGGTGGCCGAGTATCTCAAGCTCGGGCTCGATGCCAAGGTCAAGCTGCTGGTCGCCAAGGCGGCCGACGGTGGCCTCATCGGCATTGCCCTGCGCGGCGACCACCAACTCAACGAAATCAAGGCGGCCAATCACCCGAAGATCGCCAGTCCGTTCGAACTGGCGGCGGTTCGCGACGTGGAACAGGCCTTCGGCTGCGAAGTCGGTTATCTCGGGCCGGTGAACTGTCCGATTCCAGTCATTGCCGACCATGCCGCGCTGGCGCTCAGCGATTTCGTCTGTGGCGCCAACGAGAACGACCATCACTTGCGTGATGCCAACTGGGGGCGTGACTGCGCCGAGCCGGAGGCCGCCGATCTGCGCATGATCGTCGAAGGCGATCCGGCGCCGGACGGCAGCGGCACGATCCGCCTGCTGCGTGGCATCGAGGGCGGGCACATCTTCCAGCTCGGCCAGAAATACACCCAGGCGATGAACGTCAGCGTGCTCGACGACAACGGCAAGGACGTGACGCTGCACATGGGGTGTTATGGCATTGGCGTGTCGCGTCTGGTGGCGGCCGTGGTCGAGCAGAGCCATGACGCGCAGGGCATGATCTGGCCGGATGCGATCGCGCCGTTCACCGCGATCATCACGCCGATCGGAATGGACCGTTCGGACGCTGTGCGTGAAGCTGCGGAGACGCTGTATGCCGGACTGCTGGCGGCCGGCATCGATGTTGCTTTGGATGATCGCGGGCTGCGTCCTGGGGCGATGTTTGCCGACGCTGAGCTGATCGGTATTCCGCATCGGATCGTGATCGGCGACAAAGGCCTGGCCAACGCCCAGTTCGAGTACCGCCATCGCCGTGCCGAGACCGCCCGGATGATTCCGGCACAGTCCGAGGCGGTACTGGATCAGCTTCGACAGACGGTCACTGGCTGA
- a CDS encoding glycosyltransferase yields the protein MRRLSRLVAYCLPYEFEDSIVALSDAKLLVPEDWAGLETSRRIYRLLRTGSGSPALARMLSPRRHAREAPEGDLFIAVLNDTWDAYVLSTMRGWRERHTHAACFVSEAWAHLMPPDYLLELLQPFDEIFVGTHHVADALQTRIGRPCSYLPLASDVLRFAPTVPPSARCIDVCNIGRRSALTHEALLQYADQTRSLYYYDTAIASGHGRSFQVEDARQHRLLLASLLKRSRYFIANRARINDPVYSSRVHEISGRFFEGAAAGTVMLGMPADSANYRVQFSWPDAVVELPFDCPDIGQRIAELDQDRSRLARIRRDNVMNSARRHDWSHRLRSIFDRFGLAPTDAMLMREQALEKLALAAENGELELAG from the coding sequence ATGCGTCGACTTTCGCGGCTGGTCGCCTATTGTCTGCCCTACGAATTCGAGGACAGCATCGTGGCGCTCAGCGATGCCAAGCTGCTGGTGCCCGAGGACTGGGCCGGACTCGAAACCTCCCGGCGCATTTATCGCCTGCTCAGGACCGGCTCGGGTTCGCCGGCCCTCGCTCGGATGCTCAGCCCCAGGCGGCATGCCCGGGAAGCGCCGGAAGGGGATTTGTTCATCGCGGTGCTCAACGACACCTGGGACGCCTACGTGCTGAGCACGATGCGCGGCTGGCGCGAGCGCCACACGCACGCAGCCTGCTTCGTTTCGGAAGCCTGGGCGCATCTGATGCCCCCGGACTATCTGCTGGAACTGCTGCAGCCGTTCGATGAGATCTTCGTCGGCACCCATCACGTGGCCGACGCTCTGCAAACTCGCATCGGCAGGCCCTGCAGCTATCTGCCGCTGGCATCCGACGTTCTGCGCTTCGCACCGACGGTACCGCCATCGGCTCGTTGTATCGATGTCTGCAATATCGGCCGTCGCTCGGCGCTGACTCATGAGGCTTTGCTGCAGTACGCCGATCAGACTCGCAGCCTTTACTACTATGACACCGCCATCGCCTCCGGCCACGGCCGCAGCTTTCAGGTCGAGGACGCCAGGCAGCATCGGCTGCTGCTCGCCAGCCTGCTCAAGCGCAGCCGCTATTTCATCGCCAACCGCGCGCGCATCAACGATCCGGTCTACAGCAGTCGTGTGCACGAAATTTCCGGACGTTTCTTCGAAGGCGCCGCCGCTGGAACCGTGATGCTGGGCATGCCCGCCGATTCCGCCAACTACCGTGTGCAGTTCAGCTGGCCCGACGCCGTGGTCGAGCTGCCGTTCGATTGTCCGGACATCGGCCAACGCATCGCCGAACTCGATCAGGACCGATCACGGCTCGCAAGAATTCGTCGAGACAACGTAATGAACTCTGCGCGCCGGCATGACTGGAGCCATCGCCTGAGGTCGATATTCGATCGTTTCGGGCTCGCGCCGACGGACGCCATGCTGATGCGCGAGCAGGCTTTGGAGAAACTGGCACTTGCCGCAGAAAACGGCGAGCTTGAGCTTGCTGGATAA